TCGGTCCGCGGGTCGCCCAGGCGATGCTCGCCGTGTACGCCCCCGACGACCTCAGGCGCGCGGTCGCCGCGGAGGACATCACCGCGCTGACCCGGGTGCCGGGCATCGGGCGCAAGGGCGCTCAGCGCATCGTGCTGGAGCTCCGTGACCGGCTGGGGGCCACGGTCGGCCAGAACGGCGCGGCGCGTCCGGCGACGGCGGCGGGCCAGTGGCGCGAGCAGGTGGCGTCGGGCCTAACCGGGCTCGGCTGGGGGCAGCGTGACGTCGACGACGCGCTCGGTGCGGTCGCGCCCGAGGCCGAGGAGACCCTCGCCGCGGGCGGCGAGCCGAACGTCGCGGTGCTGCTGAAGTCCGCGCTGAAGTCGTTGAGCCGGAGATAGGAGGCGGTCGCGGATGACAGCGAGCGGAGGAGGCGGTTGCGGGTGACGGCGAGCGAAGGTCGCGTATGACGGGCGGGGCGCACGACGAGGGCAGCCTCGTCGCGTCGGAGGCGGAGCCGGGGGAGCGCGCGCTCGAGGCGACGCTGCGCCCCAGGTCGCTGTCCGAGCTCGTCGGGCAGGAGCGGGTGCGCGAGCAGCTCTCCCTCGTGCTCGAGGCGGCGCTGGCCCGCGGCACCGTGCCCGACCACGTCCTGCTGGGTGGCCCGCCGGGCCTCGGCAAGACCACGCTCGCGATGATCATCGCGAGCGAGATGAACACCCCGCTGCGCGTCACCAGCGGACCGGCGATCCAGCACGCGGGCGACCTCGCGTCGATCCTGTCGACCCTCACCGAGGGCGAGGTGCTGTTCATCGACGAGATCCACCGGCTGGCGCGCCCCGCCGAGGAGACCCTCTACCTGGCGATGGAGGACTACCGGGTCGACGTCGTCGTCGGCAAGGGCCCTGGCGCGACGGCGATCCCGATCGAGCTGCCGAGGTTCACGCTCGTCGGCGCGACGACCCGCGCGGGGCTGCTGCCCGGTCCGTTGCGCGACAGGTTCGGGTTCACCGGCTACATGGACTTCTACGACACCGCCGAGCTCGAACGGATCCTCGCGCGGTCGGCCCGGCTGCTCGACGTCTCTGGCACACCCGACGGCATCGCCGAGA
The window above is part of the Streptosporangiales bacterium genome. Proteins encoded here:
- the ruvA gene encoding Holliday junction branch migration protein RuvA codes for the protein MIAFVSGRVAALAPDSAVVEVGGVGLTVQCTPGTLAGLRLTEPARLATALIVREDSLTLYGFADEDERVVFEILQTVSGVGPRVAQAMLAVYAPDDLRRAVAAEDITALTRVPGIGRKGAQRIVLELRDRLGATVGQNGAARPATAAGQWREQVASGLTGLGWGQRDVDDALGAVAPEAEETLAAGGEPNVAVLLKSALKSLSRR
- the ruvB gene encoding Holliday junction branch migration DNA helicase RuvB, with translation MTGGAHDEGSLVASEAEPGERALEATLRPRSLSELVGQERVREQLSLVLEAALARGTVPDHVLLGGPPGLGKTTLAMIIASEMNTPLRVTSGPAIQHAGDLASILSTLTEGEVLFIDEIHRLARPAEETLYLAMEDYRVDVVVGKGPGATAIPIELPRFTLVGATTRAGLLPGPLRDRFGFTGYMDFYDTAELERILARSARLLDVSGTPDGIAEIASRSRGTPRIANRLLRRVRDFAEVRSDGVVTVDVARAALRVYDVDEDGLDRLDRSVLDALLSKFGGGPVGLTTLAVAVGEEPETVETVAEPFLVRLGLLARTPRGRVATPAAWHHMGVTPPAPTDPAGRPTLFDGDA